taagtgatAACATATTTCTGGAAAAGCAAAATAGTTGTCCAATAGTGGAAAAGGAATCATAGCACACTTCAGCATTCAGCTTTGAACAATATTTGCTTCATCATAATAGTGAAACACTGAATATtgacaaaataacaacagcaaaatgtCCTAATTAATTGGGAGGAAGGGCAAAGGTAAAAATGTGTGTGATGGAGTAAATAAAAGGGCATTAACTCTTCATCTCCCACAGCAGGGGGACAATagataaagttttaaaaactgaaaatctgaattacaaacattatttaaaaatatggggGCATATGACACAAGTGCCACATGAAATGTGTAAAATAGTGGCTATCTTTGGAAGTAAGAATTGGAAGTGAGAAAGGTGGGCAGGGGGTTGCACTCCTCTCTATTAGAAGCCTATACTATAGGTCAGCTATTTGACTTTTTTAAATAATGCAAGTAAAAATATGATAGAAttaaaaagtaaactgaaaaaggaaaaaaaaaaaaaccaactacCTACCAGTCTATGAAGTTGTGGTGACTAATGCAAAGGTGGGACCTCCTACCAGGGACAGGACTGATGGGAAGGAAGGTTTAAGGGGAAGTCGGCCTTGAATTCTGAATTCAAGGCCAAGCTTTTCTGGTCATCAGAACAGAAAGCACAGTGCAAGCTCTGCAGGCAGCTGAGCCATCTAAAGGAACACAtttggagggagaagagcagaagGCCTAGGCCAAGCCTGGGGCTTTAAGGAGGAGCCTCCGAAGTGAAGAGTGATCCCAGGGACTGAGGAATGTGGGAATCCTCAGTCAAGGAGGTCAAAGTAAATTGTTAACAAGGTATCAAAAGGGCTAACAATGTCAAATGCTGCTTTGAGGTCCAGGAGGCTTAACATAAAAACAGACTATCACACACTGTGATCCCACAGAGTCCCAGGTGACCCCCAGAGAGGCTTTCCAAAAGCAATGGGAGCAGAAGCTATGACACCAGCACTAGGTGAGCAAGCCTAGGGAGGGAGCGGAGGCTCTTGTGTGAGGCCAGCACCAACCTGTGGCTCctgatctcttcttgttctctgggaGGCAGGAGGCTTAGTTACCAAAAATTATGCATGCAATACCTGgaacatacttacactaaaaaatggTTATTCATCTGAAACTCACATTTAACTGTGGTGCGACCTGTGTTCTTATATGTTACCTCTAGCAATCTCAGGAAGCTAGGCCTTCATGAAAGCTTGGGTGTTTTATTTTAGCCTTGCAAATGGACACTTTTCTGCTGGCAACTCCCACCAGCCCCCTGCCATTTGGGAGGAGGGGAGCTCAAAGGCGGCAAGGTCCAGAGGGTGTTCCTAGGAGACCCAAGGAGGGAGACAGCAGAATTTTGCAGTGAGCTGACCTTCAGCTCAAAGCCGTCTGAAGTCCTTTCTGTAAAGGGAGTTGGTTGAGTTAATGTGTCCATTGGCCCCAGAGGCAAATCTGGGGCCGGGAAAAGCACTCTAGTGATCACTGTGCTTCTCAGATGCTGCTCTGTCAGGGGAAAATGGGGCCATCTGCAGGGTGGGAGCCCTGCGAGACATCTATGTgctcctgtgattttattttatttttatttttgccacaAGAACACATTACTCTCGTAGTCATCAAAAGGCAAGAAAGACATTTCCatattgaaaagaaaaggaaatgaggctTCAGTGGACTCTGTGAGGTCCCCTCCAAAGCTAAGATTCTGCAATTTAATTTCCTGTACTTCATTTACATGTCATTTTAGGTGCATTCAGTGATGCAACcctattgtgatttttttttttttttttttttgcttttattccccAAGGACTCTAAACCTAGCCACTTATCACTCTTGCCTGCTGGCCTTGAATGCGGCCCGGCTGTGGCGTGCACCACCTTTCCACTGTCCCACTCTTGGAGGTCACTTGGTTTGACCTGGCTGGGCCCAAGCCTCTGGGCTCATTCCTGACCTGGCAGACTCTCCAGGTAACTTGTTCTGAAGCCAAGGAAAGAGCTTGGGGGTTGGCTCTGTGAACACCCAAGGCCGTGAGTCTCCTGGGCCCCCACTGGAGCAGACCAGAGATTCTAAGGAGACCCTGGCTTCACAAATCCTGAAAGGGGGAGATGTGCCCACACACCCAGGAAAAACTATCTCTTTCCTACTACACTAGAACCCCTCCCTAGTAAGTGCCCCCATTGGAGGGTCCCAGGGGAGGAAGGAAAATGCAGTATATGGGAAACTTACAGAAGGGTGAGTGCCTGACTGCTCCTGGGTCATCCAAACCCGAGCAGAGCCCTATTACACCTCCTACCAGCcctttgaccttgggcaagtcacttaactgagCCTGAATTGTCCTGAGGATTAGAGATAATGAATGCAAACTCTCAGGGTGTTGGGGAACACAAGAGGAGTTCACAAACAGGAGTTTGATCTAATCCTCAGAGCGCCCAGAAGTGGCCCTTTGGCCACAAGGAGCTTTTCATCTTTAGTTTGCACAGACCCTGGACTGCTGGGAAGGTTCCCCCACCCTGGAAGCCTACACTCCCTGCTCCAGTCCAGGGAGGGACACTACCAGCCTGTGGAGCAGTGACTGGCCTCCCAGCTCAGGCGCAGCAGCCTGGCCCACGACCTTGGAAGAACCAGGGAGAGAGCTTCACCAGGCAACAGTACTTTTCCACTGCACTGCTTCGCCACCTCAGCCGGCTTTGTGCTGTGCAGACAGGAGGCAAAGTGCGCCAGACTGGCCCCATCGCGAACCGACCCAAAATCACTCTGAGCTGGGGGTAGGGCCATGCTGTAGGGTGAGGGGCAGCAGGAATCCTAGAGAGGCCTGAGATCCCGAATATGCCAAGGGAAGATTAGACCACCAATGAGGCCTGAGAAATTTGTATTGCCTAAGCCCTCCCGTAGTTTCAAAAGATTCCTACTCCTCACCCGCCTcgtccacccccacccctccaatAACAATGATTAAACCCTTCCCACCGCGCCAGCGCTGGGTGCTGAACTAGGAGCAGCCCTAGCCTGCgcgggggaggagagagaggagggcgaagggaggggacaagagagctagCGGTCCCGCCCGGTGATGTAGGCAGCCCGGGGAGGTGGAGCCACGACGCCTGAAGGAGTCCCCACCGCAGTCGCGCTTTCGGTCCACCCCTCCGAGCAGCCAGCCGCCAGCCCCGGCTCCGGCGGCCTCCCTGCCGCCGCAGTTTGAGCGGCCGGGACTGCGGGATCTCCCCTGTTCAGGCCTGGGGGCGCCTCCACCacgcccagcccctgcccctccttGCTTCCCGGACGACTGAAGCGATTCCCGGGGGAAGCTGTCCCCGGACGCTCGGCCGCCGCCCGGGCATCTCGGCAGCCAGCCCGGCTGGCCACTGGGCATCTGCGAAGCTAGCCCTGCCAGGCACTGGGCCTCTCCGGGCGCCGACTGGCTCCGGTGGAGCCCAGCTTCTCGCGACCCCGGGGCCGCTAGCTTTTACacgccctcccctcccccggcCGCCGGGCAGGTCGCCCGTGAGCTCCCGGTGCCCCCAGCAGCTTTGGCCGCTGCTCTCACTGCCGCGATGCTGCCCTGGAGACGTAACAAATTCGTGCTGGTGGAGGACGAGGCCAAGTGCAAGGCGAAGAGCCTGAGTCCGGGGCTCGCCTACACGTCGCTGCTCTCCAGCTTCCTGCGCTCCTGCCCAGACCTGCTGCCGGGCTGGCCGCTCGAGCGCCTGGGCCGCGTGTTCCGCAGCCGGCGCCAGAAAGTGGAGCTCAACAAGGAGGACCCGACCTACACCGTGTGGTACCTGGGCAACGCAGTCACCCTGCACGCCAAGGGCGACGGCTGCACCGACGACGCCGTGGGCAAGATCTGGGCGCGCTGCGGGCCGGGCGGGGGCACCAAGATGAAGCTGACGCTGGGGCCGCACGGCATCCGCATGCAGCCCTGTGAGCGCAGCGCCTCGGGGGGATCGGGGGGCCGCAGGCCGGCGCACGCCTACCTGCTGCCGCGCATCACCTACTGCACAGCGGACGGGCGCCACCCGCGCGTCTTCGCCTGGGTCTACCGCCACCAGGCACGCCACAAGGCCGTGGTGCTGCGCTGCCACGCCGTGCTGCTGGCGCGGGCGCACAAGGCGCGCGCCCTGGCCCGCCTGCTCCGCCAGACCGCGCTGGCGGCCTTCAGCGACTTCAAGCGCCTGCAGCGCCAGAGCGACGCGCGCCACGTGCGCCAGCAGCACCTCCGCGCTGGGGGCGCTGCCGCCTCGGTGCCCCGCGCCCCGCTGCGCCGGCTGCTCAATGCCAAGTGCGCCTACCGGCCGCCGCCCGCCGAGCGCGGCCGTGGGGTTCCGCGCCTCAGCAGCATCCAggaggaggacgaggaggaggacgGGCACACGCAGGAGCCTGAGGAGGGAGCCCCCCAGCGCGAGC
The sequence above is a segment of the Manis pentadactyla isolate mManPen7 chromosome 4, mManPen7.hap1, whole genome shotgun sequence genome. Coding sequences within it:
- the FAM43B gene encoding protein FAM43B, whose product is MLPWRRNKFVLVEDEAKCKAKSLSPGLAYTSLLSSFLRSCPDLLPGWPLERLGRVFRSRRQKVELNKEDPTYTVWYLGNAVTLHAKGDGCTDDAVGKIWARCGPGGGTKMKLTLGPHGIRMQPCERSASGGSGGRRPAHAYLLPRITYCTADGRHPRVFAWVYRHQARHKAVVLRCHAVLLARAHKARALARLLRQTALAAFSDFKRLQRQSDARHVRQQHLRAGGAAASVPRAPLRRLLNAKCAYRPPPAERGRGVPRLSSIQEEDEEEDGHTQEPEEGAPQRERPEVLSLARELRTCSLRGAPAPPPSAQPRRWKAGPRERAGQAR